The genomic stretch CTCGCGGAGGTGTGCACGCAATGCGCGTGTGCGCAGCCAGCGGGTAGAGTCGTCCCTCAACACGGCGAATAATGCGCGGAGTACGCTCGTGTCACTCCGGCGTATGGTGTTTAAGCCGTCGATCCAGGCCATGGTGGCTGCGTCGAGTCCGTAGGTGTTCTGCAATTCTTCGCGCAGGGCCTCGTCCTCGGCGGCAAGTTCGTCCATGCCGCGCTCGTTGCCCTCGATGGTGCGCGGAATCTGGGTGTACACGTAGCGGCCGAGCAGTCCGCTCAGCGCCACGAAGATCATGCTCCACGCGGCGATCGAAACGAGTCCGCCGAACTTGAATGTGGTGTGGAGAAGCACCAGGGACGGGCCGAGCAGGCAGAGGAATATGTGCGCCTCGAGCCAGTGACGGATCTTGCCCGCGAAGCGCAGGCGCCTCAGCCGTTTGCGCGTCGAGTACATCGCCACACCGACGGTCATCATCAGCGATCCGATCACGCCAAGACCGTGCCCGATCGGACCGCCGGCCTGCCAGTCGAGCCAATAGCGGAGCTGCGCTCCGAGACGCTCCTTCTCCGCAAGCAACTCCGCCTCCGATTTTTCGGAGGAACTCAGTCCTTGCGCGCGCATCTCGAGTTCGACGTCGATTTCGGACATTTTCGAGTCGAGATCCGCTTCGAGTACGTCGATTTCGCTCTGCGGGGTGATGAAGTAGCGGAAACCCTGGTATCCGTACCACGATGTTGTAACGATACCAAGCGTAAAAAGGGAAACGATCCAGATCCGATGCACGGATGGAGACATAGTGTCTGGCGTGTTGTGGCGTGAATAATTCGCGAAGCGATCATACAGTATACGAACTCTGAACCGGATTTCCATCAGCGGGATAGCGGAAGAGCGGGACAGCGGGACAGCGGGAGAGCGGGACAGCGGGACAGCGGGAGAGAGGGACAGCGGGAGAGAGGGACAGCGGGAGAGAGGGACAGCGGGAGAGCGGGACAGCGGGAGAGCGGGACCTGTTCACAAAATTCACCTTCCACTTTCCACTTTTCACCTTCCACTTCACACCATATATCTTCCACTCTTCACAATCCATCTTTCATCTTTCATTTTTCACCTTCTACCTTCAGAATTCTGTTATATATTCCCACTTTCACAATCAACCCGGTCTGCGTCATGGAAAGCTTCTTCATTTTTCTCGTTTTTGTGATTTTGGTTTTTGCCACAGTCATCCCGTATATGCGGGTGGTGAAACGCAAGGAGGCCAAGGCGCGAGAGGCAGCCGGTCTCGGAGCGCTGCACAGCAGCGGACCCCGCGCGCAGCACCCGCGCATCGATATCAGTCAATGTATCGGCTGCGGCGCCTGTGTGGACGCCTGCCCCGAGGGTGATGTGCTGGGTGTGATCGCGGGCAAGGCCGCCATCATAAACGGTCACAAGTGTATCGGGCACAGTCTCTGCGCGGACGCCTGCCCGGTCGGCGCCATCACCATCGTCATGGCGTCGCCCAGCATCGGCGCCGATATGCCGCAGCTCACGGAGGAATTCGAGACCAATGTTCCCGGTATGTATATCATCGGCGAACTCGGCGGTCTCGCCCTTGTGAAAAATGCGGTGAATCAGGGCCGCGACTGTATCGACGGCATACATCGTCGGCTCGAGAGTACAGGTCGGACGGGCGGTGCGGACGTCGCCGATGTGTGTATTGTCGGAGCCGGACCGGGAGGTATCTCGGCCTCTCTCCGCGCCATCGAAAATAAACTCTCGTATGTCACGCTCGAACAGGACGAGCTGGGCGGCACTGTTGCCAAGTATCCACGGCAGAAGCTCGTGATGACGAGTCCCGTCGAATTTCCCCTGCACGGCAAATTCCGCAAGCTGGAGCTGAGCAAGGAGGAACTTCTCGCGTTCTGGCATGAGGTCGCCGCGAAGTCGGGTCTCGAGGTGCGCACACAGGAGCGTGTCGAAACGATACACCGCGACGACGCGGGCATCTTTACCATCCGCAGCATAAAGGGCGAATTCCGCGCGCGCACCGTGGTTCTGGCACTGGGCCGCCGCGGTACGCCGCGCACACTCGGCGTCCCGGGTGAGCAGCTTCCGAAAGTGATGTACAGTCTCATCGAGGCCGACGCGTACACACATGCGCGCATCCTCATCGTCGGCGGAGGTGATTCCGCCGTCGAGGCGGCCATGGGGCTCGCACATCAAAAGGGGAATCAGGTCACACTCTCGTACCGGAAGGACGCATTTTCGCGCATCAAAGAAAGAAACACGCAGAGGATCAAGGAGTGTATGGATAACGGGACGGTGCGTGTGCTCTTCGAGTCCGCCCCGGTCGAAATCACCGAAACAGCCGTGCTTCTCGACATCAACGGGCGGCCAGAAACGCTGGACAACGACTATGTGTGGATTTTTGCCGGCGGTATTCCGCCCAACGACTTCCTCACCAGCGTCGGCATCGTACTCGGACCGCGCGACATGACCAGGGAAGCCCAGAACGCATTGCTTTAAGAGCCGGGATCAGGGGACTACTCCGGCCGGACCCGGGCCAAACCGCTGCGTTTTCCGCGTCCTGCTTTCTCGAGCCGGTCCCGGGGATATTTCCACCGCTGCAGCGGCTCTTTACAATAATTCGTCATTTTTCATTGCATCTTTCCCATCCGACGGGTATATTGGTGTTCTGTAAATGTGGGGCAATCCCGCATTTTTGTTTATATGGCCCTCGAGATGCGTAAAGAGATCGAAAAAGGAATCGAAAAAATCATTCACGAACACGGCGCCCTGCTCGTGTCCATGGACTGGCAGAAGGAAAAGGGCGGCGAGGTGTTGTCGGTGGCCGCCGACACGCTGGACGGCATCACCATCGATCTGCTGAGCCGCATCACTCAATCTGTGCTGCCCCTGCTGGAAGAGCATCCCGAATTGGCCGAGAGCGTCCGGCTCGAGGTTTCCTCGCCGGGTCTCGACAATACGCTGCGTTTCCCCTGGCAATACAACCGCCACAAGGGGTACGAAATGCAGGTGGTGTATCTCGACGGCGCGGTCGAAACATCGATCGAGGCCGTCTGTGAAGGCGAACACGAGGGCGTTGTCTCGCTGTCGAAAGGCGGCAGGACGCTCGAAATACCATGTGCGAATATTCGCAGCGCCCTGGTGCGCGCGAGTTTGAAATCGAAAAAAGTCTGACACGCAACGATCGTCA from Ignavibacteriota bacterium encodes the following:
- a CDS encoding NAD(P)-binding domain-containing protein codes for the protein MESFFIFLVFVILVFATVIPYMRVVKRKEAKAREAAGLGALHSSGPRAQHPRIDISQCIGCGACVDACPEGDVLGVIAGKAAIINGHKCIGHSLCADACPVGAITIVMASPSIGADMPQLTEEFETNVPGMYIIGELGGLALVKNAVNQGRDCIDGIHRRLESTGRTGGADVADVCIVGAGPGGISASLRAIENKLSYVTLEQDELGGTVAKYPRQKLVMTSPVEFPLHGKFRKLELSKEELLAFWHEVAAKSGLEVRTQERVETIHRDDAGIFTIRSIKGEFRARTVVLALGRRGTPRTLGVPGEQLPKVMYSLIEADAYTHARILIVGGGDSAVEAAMGLAHQKGNQVTLSYRKDAFSRIKERNTQRIKECMDNGTVRVLFESAPVEITETAVLLDINGRPETLDNDYVWIFAGGIPPNDFLTSVGIVLGPRDMTREAQNALL